TGGTGATGCCGAAGAAGGAATTGACGCTGGCGCCCGACCCCATGGTGAAGAAATGGTGCAGCCACACGACATAGGCGAGCAAGGTGATCACCGCGGTGGCATAGACCATCGAGGTATAGCCGAAGAGCCGCTTGCCCGAGAAGGTCGAGGTCACTTCGCTGAAGATGCCGAACGCGGGCAGGATCAGGATGTAGACCTCCGGATGGCCCCAGATCCAGATCAGGTTCACATACATCATCGGGTTGCCGCCAAGCGTGTTGGTGAAGAACGCCGTATCAGCATAGCGGTCGAGCGAGAGCAGCCCGAGCACTGCGGTGAGCACCGGGAAGGCCGCGACGATCAGGATATTGGTGCACAAGGCGGTCCAGCAGAAGATCGGCATGCGCATCATGGTCATGCCCGGCGCGCGCATCTTCACGATCGTCGCGATGAGATTAACGCCAGAGAGCAACGTGCCAACGCCGGCGATCTGCAGCGACCAGATATAATAATCGACCCCAACCCCGGGGCTGTAGCTGATCCCCGATAGCGGCGGCATGGCGAGCCAGCCGGTCTGCGCGAATTCGCCGACGAACAGGCTCATCATCACCGTGATCGCGCCCGCCGCAGTCATCCAGAAGCTGAAATTGTTGAGGAACGGGAAGGACACGTCGCGCGCGCCGATCTGCAGCGGCACGACATAGTTCATCAATCCCGTGACCAGCGGCATCGCCACAAAGAAGATCATAATCACGCCGTGCGCGGTGAAGATCTGATCATAATGATGCGCGTTGAGATAGCCTTCCGACCCGTTGAACGCCATCACCTGCTGCAGCCGCATCATGATCGCGTCGGCAAAGCCGCGCAGCAGCATGACCAGCCCGAGGATCATGTACATGATGCCGATGCGCTTGTGGTCGACGGTGGTGAACCATTCGCGCCACAAATAACCCCAGAGCTTGAAGTAGGTCAGCGCGCCAAGCAGCGCGATGCCGCCCAGCGCAACCCCGGCAAAGGTCGCGACGACGATCGGTTCGTGCAGCGGCAGCGATTCCAGCGTGAACCGACCGAAGATCGGGCTGACGGAAGAGGATGAGATCTGCATCGGAATGGCCAATTAGAGGGCAGGCTGCTTGGGCGGCACCGCGTCGGACGGCGCACCGTGCGAGCGGTGATCGACATGCGAAGGGTCAGCCGGCGGCGGGCTGCCCGGCGCAGCGGTGGTCAGCGGGGATTCGGGCTCTTTCGCCGACGGGGCCATATGGTCCATCCCCGCCATGCCGGCGTCCTTCATCATAATGTCGGCCATGCACGGCGTGCCGGGCTTGACGCATTGCCCGACCGCCGCGTCGAATAGGCCGGGCGCGACAGTGGCGAAGCGCATCACCGGCACTTTCTCGGTTGGCTTTTCGAGCTGCAGGTAGCTTGCGCGGCTGAGTTCGTTACCGGCCGCCTTGTTGCGTGCGACCCAGGCCGCAAAGTCCGCATCGCTCAGCCCGTGGAAGCGGAAGCGCATGCCGGAAAAGCCTGCGCCGCTATAGTTGGACGAGAAGCCCTCATAGTCGCCGGCCTTGTTGATCACGGCGTGGAGCTTGGTCTCCATCGACGGCATGGTGTAGATCATGCCGGCAAGCGTCGGCACGTAGAAGGCGTTCATCACTGAAGATGAGGTGAGCCGGAACATGATCGGCCGATCGACCGGCGCGGCAAGTTCATTGACCGTCGCGATGCCATATTCGGGATAGATGAAGAGCCATTTCCAGTCGAGCGAGACGACCTGCACCTCAAGCGGCTTGACGTTCGGCGCAACCTTGCGACCCGGCGCGATGCGCTCGATCGGGCGATAGGGATCAAGCAAATGCGTGCCGGTCCAGGTCACCGCGCCAAGGCAGATGATGATCAGCAGTGGTGCTGCCCAGATGACCAGTTCGAGCTCGGTCGAATGATCCCAGTCGGGCTCGTAGCGCGCCTCCTTGTTCGACGCGCGGTAGCGCCAGGCGAACAGCCCGACCAAGGCAAGTACCGGCACGACGATGAGCAGCATCAGCACCGTGGCGATGATCACCAGGTTGCGCTGCTGAACCGCGACATCGCCCATCGGGTTCATCACGACCCAGTTGCACCCGCCGAGCAGCAGGAGCGCGGCGGTCGCGGCAGACAGGCGGACGATGCGGGAAAGCTTTGGCATGCTCGCCCGCTACGCCTTCGCGCTGCAGCGCAACATTGGACATTTTGTCCAATCCCCAAAACGATCGGATGAGCGCATAAGAGTGCCTGATCGGCATTCTCCACCCGCCGCCCATCAGGAAGTATGGTTCATGACCGCGCATATCGCCCCGACATCCAGGGCCCCGACATCCGGTACGGCCGAACGCGACGCCCGCGCAATCAATGCGCGGCACGGAGACGTCGCGCCGGGCGAGATCGCCATCGGCGTGATCATCGGGCGGACATCCGAATTCTTCGACTTCTTCGTCTATGCGATTGCCTCAGTGCTGGTCTTCCCCAGCCTGGTCTTCCCCTATGTCGACCGGCTGACCGGCACGGTCTATTCCTTTGCGATCTTCGCGCTCGCCTTTGTCGCGCGGCCGCTCGGGTCGCTGGCTTTCCTGTGGATCGACGAAGCGATGGGGCGCGGCACCAAGCTGACCATCGCGCTGTTCCTGCTCGGCGGGTCGACCGCAGCGATGGCGTTTCTGCCCGGCTATGAGACGATCGGCATCTGGTCGGCGGTGCTGCTTGCGCTGTTCCGTCTCGGCCAGGGCATCGCGCTGGGCGGGGCGTGGGACGGGCTTGCCTCTTTGCTCGCGCTGAACGCACCGGCCAATCGGCGCGGCTGGTATGCGATGATCCCGCAACTCGGCGCACCGCTCGGCCTGATGGTGGCGAGCGCGCTGTTCGCCTTTTTCGTGACCACCCTGTCCACTGCCGACTTCCTCGACTGGGGCTGGCGCTACCCCTTCTTCGTCGCCTTTGCGATCAACGTCGTGGCGTTGTTCGCGCGGCTCCGCATCGTTTCCACGCCGCATTACGCCAATCTGTTCGAGAGCCGCGAGCTGCAGCCGTCACGCGTGATCGACACGGTACGTGGCGACTGGCGCAACATCATCATCGGCGCGTTCGCGCCACTCGCCAGTTTCGCGCTGTTCCATATGGTCACGGTGTTCCCGCTGTCCTGGGTGTTCCTGTTCACCGACGAGAACCCCGCACGATTCCTGGTGATCGAGATTATCGCCGCCGCCTTCGGAGTCGCTGCGGTGGTCGCCTCGGGCGTGATCGCCGACCGGTTCGGACGCCGGACGGTACTGGGGGCGTCCGCCGCCGGGATCGCGGCGTTCAGCGGCTTCGCACCGCAATTGCTCAACGGCGGCGACGCGGGCGAGCTGGCCTTCATGATCATCGGCTTCGTGCTGCTTGGCCTCGCCTTCGGCCAGTCCTCGGGTTCGGTGTCGAGCAATTTCTCCTCCGCGCACCGCTATACCGGCGCAGCCTTGACCTCCGATCTCGCCTGGCTGGTCGGTGCCGGATTCGCGCCGCTGGTCGCCTTGCTGCTCGCTGCCAATTTCGGGCTGCTCGCGGCTGGCGGGTATCTGTTGTCGGGCGCGATCGGCACCTTGGTGGCGCTGGGCATCAACAAGGAACTGGCCGGACGCTGAACGGCCAGCTCTGGGGCGGAAGCAGCCGTTGGCGGCGACCTCAGAAAATGACCGCTATTTTCCGTAGCGACCGTACTGCTTTCGGCCATTGGTGCGGCCGCGTTGGGCGCGGAATCCTGGAAGTCGACACTCGCGTGGGGGTCGTCGCGGTTGGCAACTAACCCGCCAGCCGGTCACGGCAGCCGCTCCGTTCAGGCGCTCACTGGCGACGAACCGACGCAAACGTCAAAGGGGCGGCATCAACGTGCTCACAGCGGTTCCTGCAACCACTAGCCAGATCCTGGTGGAGTTGGATGATCGCCTCGCGTTTTTTTCGCGGGTCTGACCTCATTATCGACGGTCAGTTGGCCGACAAGTCCGGACGCATAACGCAGGAAACGAGCATCTGAGGCCAAGCCCGGCGCGCGCCAATCTCCCCGGGTGGCATGTGCGCCACCCGGGGAGCCGGACAGGTTCAGGAACGGACCTGCCCGCCGGTGCCAATCGTCAGAAGACGATCTTGAAGGCCCCGGTGATTGCGTGGTCGGCGTTCCC
This portion of the Sphingomonas sp. So64.6b genome encodes:
- the cyoB gene encoding cytochrome o ubiquinol oxidase subunit I — its product is MQISSSSVSPIFGRFTLESLPLHEPIVVATFAGVALGGIALLGALTYFKLWGYLWREWFTTVDHKRIGIMYMILGLVMLLRGFADAIMMRLQQVMAFNGSEGYLNAHHYDQIFTAHGVIMIFFVAMPLVTGLMNYVVPLQIGARDVSFPFLNNFSFWMTAAGAITVMMSLFVGEFAQTGWLAMPPLSGISYSPGVGVDYYIWSLQIAGVGTLLSGVNLIATIVKMRAPGMTMMRMPIFCWTALCTNILIVAAFPVLTAVLGLLSLDRYADTAFFTNTLGGNPMMYVNLIWIWGHPEVYILILPAFGIFSEVTSTFSGKRLFGYTSMVYATAVITLLAYVVWLHHFFTMGSGASVNSFFGITTMVISIPTGAKIFNWLFTMYRGRIRFELPMMWTIAFMITFVIGGMTGVLLAVPPADFVLHNSLFLVAHFHNVIIGGVLFGLFAGINYWFPKAFGFRLNEFWGKVSFWFWVLGFYFAFMPLYILGLMGVTRRLRTFEDPSLQIWFGIAAFGAVLVAIGIGAMLVQFYVSIRDREKLRDDSGDPWNGRTLEWATSSPPPDYNFAFSPVVHNGDAWADMKQRGYVRPTQGFKSIHMPSNTGTGVIIAALSVTFSIGMIWYVWWLAALSFVAILAVSIGHTFNYCRDFHIPVEEVIATEDKRTRLLAAGAAA
- the cyoA gene encoding ubiquinol oxidase subunit II encodes the protein MPKLSRIVRLSAATAALLLLGGCNWVVMNPMGDVAVQQRNLVIIATVLMLLIVVPVLALVGLFAWRYRASNKEARYEPDWDHSTELELVIWAAPLLIIICLGAVTWTGTHLLDPYRPIERIAPGRKVAPNVKPLEVQVVSLDWKWLFIYPEYGIATVNELAAPVDRPIMFRLTSSSVMNAFYVPTLAGMIYTMPSMETKLHAVINKAGDYEGFSSNYSGAGFSGMRFRFHGLSDADFAAWVARNKAAGNELSRASYLQLEKPTEKVPVMRFATVAPGLFDAAVGQCVKPGTPCMADIMMKDAGMAGMDHMAPSAKEPESPLTTAAPGSPPPADPSHVDHRSHGAPSDAVPPKQPAL
- a CDS encoding MFS transporter is translated as MTAHIAPTSRAPTSGTAERDARAINARHGDVAPGEIAIGVIIGRTSEFFDFFVYAIASVLVFPSLVFPYVDRLTGTVYSFAIFALAFVARPLGSLAFLWIDEAMGRGTKLTIALFLLGGSTAAMAFLPGYETIGIWSAVLLALFRLGQGIALGGAWDGLASLLALNAPANRRGWYAMIPQLGAPLGLMVASALFAFFVTTLSTADFLDWGWRYPFFVAFAINVVALFARLRIVSTPHYANLFESRELQPSRVIDTVRGDWRNIIIGAFAPLASFALFHMVTVFPLSWVFLFTDENPARFLVIEIIAAAFGVAAVVASGVIADRFGRRTVLGASAAGIAAFSGFAPQLLNGGDAGELAFMIIGFVLLGLAFGQSSGSVSSNFSSAHRYTGAALTSDLAWLVGAGFAPLVALLLAANFGLLAAGGYLLSGAIGTLVALGINKELAGR